One Malania oleifera isolate guangnan ecotype guangnan chromosome 10, ASM2987363v1, whole genome shotgun sequence genomic region harbors:
- the LOC131165860 gene encoding trihelix transcription factor ASIL2-like, which produces MEDDEEIQSHPSPDTGSPASPRPNGRITVTVAAAPPQNTLTLALPIQQPRTAGNGGGGGGGREDCWSEGATSVLIDAWGERYLELSRGNLKQKHWKEVADIVSSREDYTKTPKTDIQCKNRIDTVKKKYKLEKAKIAASGAPSKWPFFKRLDQLIGPTAKIAATGGSNTPLSSASQGQKVPMGIPVVRSTAQFHQPAQQKQQHQQPHQQKQKQPFRRRAPLDSDSSRSEPEASPDSTDSFPPETFGRKKAKFQREMNSSVRAGANRGKEKGWGNSVRELTQAILKFGEAYEQAETSKLQQVVEMEKQRMKFAKELELQRMQFFMKTQLELSQLKHGRRGGSNHHSNNNNNNHSDSSN; this is translated from the coding sequence ATGGAAGACGATGAGGAGATCCAGTCGCACCCGTCGCCTGATACGGGATCTCCGGCGTCTCCTCGGCCGAACGGCCGGATTACGGTGACGGTGGCGGCGGCACCGCCTCAGAATACTCTCACGCTGGCCCTGCCCATACAGCAGCCGAGGACCGCCGGGAACGGCGGCGGAGGCGGCGGAGGCCGGGAAGACTGCTGGAGCGAGGGAGCGACGTCGGTGCTGATCGACGCCTGGGGAGAACGGTACCTAGAGTTGAGCCGGGGAAATCTGAAGCAGAAGCACTGGAAGGAAGTGGCCGATATTGTGAGCAGTCGCGAAGACTATACCAAGACGCCTAAAACCGACATCCAGTGCAAGAACCGAATCGATACGGTGAAGAAGAAGTACAAGCTCGAGAAGGCCAAGATTGCCGCCAGCGGCGCTCCGAGCAAGTGGCCTTTCTTTAAGAGGCTCGACCAATTGATCGGCCCGACGGCTAAGATCGCTGCCACCGGCGGTTCGAACACGCCTTTATCGTCGGCGTCTCAGGGTCAGAAAGTCCCTATGGGCATTCCGGTTGTACGATCGACCGCGCAGTTCCATCAGCCAGCACAGCAAAAGCAACAGCACCAGCAACCACATCAACAGAAGCAGAAGCAACCGTTTCGAAGACGGGCGCCGTTGGATTCCGATTCGTCAAGATCGGAACCGGAGGCGTCGCCGGACTCGACTGACAGTTTTCCGCCGGAGACATTCGGGAGGAAGAAGGCCAAGTTTCAAAGGGAAATGAATTCGAGCGTGCGGGCAGGGGCGAACCGTGGAAAAGAAAAGGGGTGGGGGAATTCGGTGAGGGAACTGACTCAGGCGATTCTGAAATTCGGGGAAGCGTACGAGCAGGCGGAGACCTCGAAGCTGCAGCAGGTGGTGGAGATGGAGAAGCAGAGGATGAAGTTCGCCAAAGAGCTGGAGTTGCAGAGAATGCAGTTCTTCATGAAGACCCAGTTGGAGCTTTCGCAGCTGAAGCATGGAAGACGAGGTGGGAGTAATCACCATagcaacaataacaataacaatcaCAGTGACAGCAGTAACTAG